Proteins encoded together in one Canis aureus isolate CA01 chromosome 21, VMU_Caureus_v.1.0, whole genome shotgun sequence window:
- the HBP1 gene encoding HMG box-containing protein 1 isoform X2, with amino-acid sequence MVWEVKTNQMPNAVQKLLLVMDKRASGMNDSLELLQCNENLPSSPGYNSCDEHMELDDLPELQAVQSDPTQSAIYQLSSDVSHQEYPRPSWNQNTSDISENTYGENEVDWLTELANIATSPQSPLMQCSFYNRSSPVHIIATSKSLHSYARPPPVSSSKSEPAFPQHWKEETAVGHERANSESESGIFCMSSLSDDDDLGWCNSWPSTAWHCFLKGTRLCFHKGSNKEWQDVEDFARTEGCDNEEDLQVGTHKGYGSDGLKLLSHEESVSFGESVLKLTFDPGTVEDGLLTVECKLDHPFYVKNKGWSSFYPSLTVVQHGIPCCEIHIGDVCLPPGHPDAINFDDSGVFDTFKSYDFTPMDSSAVYVLSSMARQRRASLSCGGPGGQDFARSGLSKSCGSPGSSQLSSNSLYAKAVKNHSSGTVSATSPNKCKRPMNAFMLFAKKYRVEYTQMYPGKDNRAISVILGDRWKKMKNEERRMYTLEAKALAEEQKRLNPDCWKRKRTNSGSQQH; translated from the exons ATGGTGTGGGAAGTGAAGACAAATCAGATGCCTAATGCGGTGCAGAAACTCCTACTGGTGATGGACAAGCGAGCGTCAGGAATGAACGACTCACTGGAGCTGCTGCAGTGTAATGAAAACCTGCCGTCCTCACCCGGGTACAACTCCTGTGATGAGCACATGGAGCTtg atgaccttCCTGAACTTCAGGCTGTTCAAAGTGATCCTACCCAATCTGCCATATATCAGCTAAGTTCAGATGTTTCACATCAAGAATATCCAAGACCATCTTGGAACCAAAATACCTCAGACATATCAGAAAATACTTACGGTGAAAATGAGGTGGATTGGCTAACAGAATTAGCAAATATCGCCACCAGTCCACAAAGTCCGCTTATGCAGTGCTCATTCTACAACAG ATCATCTCCTGTACACATCATAGCTACTAGCAAAAGTTTACATTCCTATGCACGCCCTCCACCCGTGTCCTCGTCTAAGAGCGAGCCAGCCTTCCCTCAGCACTGGAAGGAGGAAACAGCAGTCGGACACGAAAGG GCAAATAGTGAGTCAGAATCTGGCATTTTCTGCATGTCCTCCCTCTCCGATGATGATGATTTGGGCTGGTGCAACTCCTGGCCTTCAACCGCCTGGCACTGTTTTCTGAAAG GCACACGACTGTGCTTTCATAAGGGAAGCAATAAGGAATGGCAAGATGTTGAAGATTTTGCTAGAACCGAAGGCTGTGATAATGAGGAAGATCTCCAAGTGGGCACTCACAAG GGCTATGGTTCTGATGGTCTAAAGTTGTTATCACATGAAGAAAGTGTATCATTTGGCGAGTCTGTACTGAAGTTGACTTTTGATCCTGGTACAGTGGAAGATGGCTTACTTACTGTAGAGTGTAAGCTGGACCACCCtttctatgttaaaaataaag GTTGGTCATCGTTTTATCCAAGCTTGACTGTGGTACAGCATGGCATTCCATGTTGTGAGATTCATATTGGTGATGTATGTCTACCTCCTGGACACCCCGATGCCATTAATTTTGATGATTCAGGTGTTTTTGATACATTTAAAAG ctatgaCTTCACACCTATGGATTCTTCTGCAGTCTATGTGTTAAGTAGTATGGCTCGTCAGCGTCGTGCGTCTTTGTCTTGTGGAGGGCCCGGAGGTCAAGACTTTGCAAGATCTGGACTCAGTAAAAGCTGTGGCTCGCCAGGATCCTCACAGCTCTCTTCCAATTCCTTGTATGCTAAAGCTGTCAAAAACCACAGCTCAGGGACTGTGAGTGCCACCTCTCCTAACAAGTGCAAAAGACCAATGAATGCCTTCATGCTTTTTGCCAAAAAATACAGAGTTGAATATACTCAGATGTATCCAGGGAAAGATAACAG AGCCATAAGCGTGATCCTCGGTGACAggtggaagaaaatgaagaacgAAGAGAGAAGGATGTATACGTTAGAAGCTAAGGCTTTGGCTGAAGAACAGAAACGCCTAAATCCTGACtgttggaaaaggaaaagaaccaaTTCA GGCTCACAGCAGCATTAA
- the HBP1 gene encoding HMG box-containing protein 1 isoform X1, producing the protein MATGLSGHHNMVWEVKTNQMPNAVQKLLLVMDKRASGMNDSLELLQCNENLPSSPGYNSCDEHMELDDLPELQAVQSDPTQSAIYQLSSDVSHQEYPRPSWNQNTSDISENTYGENEVDWLTELANIATSPQSPLMQCSFYNRSSPVHIIATSKSLHSYARPPPVSSSKSEPAFPQHWKEETAVGHERANSESESGIFCMSSLSDDDDLGWCNSWPSTAWHCFLKGTRLCFHKGSNKEWQDVEDFARTEGCDNEEDLQVGTHKGYGSDGLKLLSHEESVSFGESVLKLTFDPGTVEDGLLTVECKLDHPFYVKNKGWSSFYPSLTVVQHGIPCCEIHIGDVCLPPGHPDAINFDDSGVFDTFKSYDFTPMDSSAVYVLSSMARQRRASLSCGGPGGQDFARSGLSKSCGSPGSSQLSSNSLYAKAVKNHSSGTVSATSPNKCKRPMNAFMLFAKKYRVEYTQMYPGKDNRAISVILGDRWKKMKNEERRMYTLEAKALAEEQKRLNPDCWKRKRTNSGSQQH; encoded by the exons ATGGCGACGGGTTTG tcGGGGCACCATAACATGGTGTGGGAAGTGAAGACAAATCAGATGCCTAATGCGGTGCAGAAACTCCTACTGGTGATGGACAAGCGAGCGTCAGGAATGAACGACTCACTGGAGCTGCTGCAGTGTAATGAAAACCTGCCGTCCTCACCCGGGTACAACTCCTGTGATGAGCACATGGAGCTtg atgaccttCCTGAACTTCAGGCTGTTCAAAGTGATCCTACCCAATCTGCCATATATCAGCTAAGTTCAGATGTTTCACATCAAGAATATCCAAGACCATCTTGGAACCAAAATACCTCAGACATATCAGAAAATACTTACGGTGAAAATGAGGTGGATTGGCTAACAGAATTAGCAAATATCGCCACCAGTCCACAAAGTCCGCTTATGCAGTGCTCATTCTACAACAG ATCATCTCCTGTACACATCATAGCTACTAGCAAAAGTTTACATTCCTATGCACGCCCTCCACCCGTGTCCTCGTCTAAGAGCGAGCCAGCCTTCCCTCAGCACTGGAAGGAGGAAACAGCAGTCGGACACGAAAGG GCAAATAGTGAGTCAGAATCTGGCATTTTCTGCATGTCCTCCCTCTCCGATGATGATGATTTGGGCTGGTGCAACTCCTGGCCTTCAACCGCCTGGCACTGTTTTCTGAAAG GCACACGACTGTGCTTTCATAAGGGAAGCAATAAGGAATGGCAAGATGTTGAAGATTTTGCTAGAACCGAAGGCTGTGATAATGAGGAAGATCTCCAAGTGGGCACTCACAAG GGCTATGGTTCTGATGGTCTAAAGTTGTTATCACATGAAGAAAGTGTATCATTTGGCGAGTCTGTACTGAAGTTGACTTTTGATCCTGGTACAGTGGAAGATGGCTTACTTACTGTAGAGTGTAAGCTGGACCACCCtttctatgttaaaaataaag GTTGGTCATCGTTTTATCCAAGCTTGACTGTGGTACAGCATGGCATTCCATGTTGTGAGATTCATATTGGTGATGTATGTCTACCTCCTGGACACCCCGATGCCATTAATTTTGATGATTCAGGTGTTTTTGATACATTTAAAAG ctatgaCTTCACACCTATGGATTCTTCTGCAGTCTATGTGTTAAGTAGTATGGCTCGTCAGCGTCGTGCGTCTTTGTCTTGTGGAGGGCCCGGAGGTCAAGACTTTGCAAGATCTGGACTCAGTAAAAGCTGTGGCTCGCCAGGATCCTCACAGCTCTCTTCCAATTCCTTGTATGCTAAAGCTGTCAAAAACCACAGCTCAGGGACTGTGAGTGCCACCTCTCCTAACAAGTGCAAAAGACCAATGAATGCCTTCATGCTTTTTGCCAAAAAATACAGAGTTGAATATACTCAGATGTATCCAGGGAAAGATAACAG AGCCATAAGCGTGATCCTCGGTGACAggtggaagaaaatgaagaacgAAGAGAGAAGGATGTATACGTTAGAAGCTAAGGCTTTGGCTGAAGAACAGAAACGCCTAAATCCTGACtgttggaaaaggaaaagaaccaaTTCA GGCTCACAGCAGCATTAA